Proteins encoded within one genomic window of Schaalia sp. HMT-172:
- a CDS encoding RNA methyltransferase produces the protein MGSFPERLTLLDNPRADRVRRVSGLVGRSARSRSGLMLVEGPQAVRELARFRPGAVRDVYVRQDAWDTHADVVEAARRATRWVHPVTNEVSAALSRDSQGVCAVASLDALVRELPEPSVGETLVVLAQGRDPGNVGTIIRTADAFGAVGVIAVAGTVDASSPKVVRASVGSVFHIPVRVVPSFEEARALVHGRGAALLGTSGGGGSVDLAQMFVQGVSARSRLSQSHAWVFGNEAKGLSGDDMRLCDALVSIPMSGDAESLNVASAAATCLFASQTVRGLHS, from the coding sequence GTGGGTTCTTTTCCCGAGCGCCTGACCCTTCTCGATAATCCCCGCGCCGATCGCGTGCGCAGGGTATCGGGTCTGGTCGGGCGCTCGGCGCGTTCACGCTCGGGCCTGATGCTCGTCGAGGGGCCACAGGCCGTGCGCGAGCTCGCGCGCTTCCGCCCCGGCGCTGTCCGTGACGTGTACGTGCGGCAGGATGCGTGGGACACGCACGCTGACGTCGTGGAGGCTGCGAGGCGTGCGACCCGGTGGGTGCATCCCGTCACGAACGAGGTCTCGGCGGCGCTTTCGCGTGATTCGCAGGGCGTGTGCGCGGTGGCGTCCCTCGATGCCCTCGTGCGTGAACTGCCGGAGCCGAGCGTGGGCGAGACCCTCGTCGTGCTCGCTCAGGGGCGCGATCCCGGCAACGTCGGCACGATCATTCGCACGGCCGATGCATTCGGTGCCGTCGGCGTCATCGCCGTGGCGGGCACGGTGGATGCCTCGAGCCCGAAGGTCGTGCGCGCCAGCGTCGGTTCGGTGTTCCATATTCCCGTGCGCGTCGTGCCTTCCTTTGAGGAAGCGCGCGCTCTCGTGCACGGCCGCGGTGCCGCCTTGCTGGGGACCAGCGGCGGCGGAGGATCCGTCGACTTGGCGCAGATGTTTGTGCAGGGCGTCTCGGCACGCTCCCGCCTGTCGCAGTCTCACGCGTGGGTGTTCGGCAACGAGGCGAAGGGGCTGTCGGGTGACGACATGCGCCTGTGCGACGCGCTCGTCTCGATCCCGATGAGTGGGGACGCGGAGTCCCTGAACGTTGCCAGCGCGGCCGCGACGTGCCTGTTCGCATCCCAGACGGTGCGAGGCCTTCACAGCTGA
- a CDS encoding bifunctional proline dehydrogenase/L-glutamate gamma-semialdehyde dehydrogenase, with amino-acid sequence MTNAAVPTPPRPSTHGAKGRQCPDDLWKLGERAVTRARRWADESAHEPTPQSAKLLSRILADPDGLTFTTRFVDDVVRPVDLDVASAALQKLARGRKDFLPPALAAAMGLGSSASRLAPRSVTAIARRVFREIVGDLVVDATDKGLGPALARLRAGGHRLNVNLLGEAVLGEKEAAHRLAEVSRLVTREDVDYVSIKVSAVTGPHNPWGFDEVVAHGVRALAPLYRLARDNGTFLNLDMEDYKDLDLTIAVFTAILDQPDMRGYEAGIVLQAYLPDSLGALQRLQEWASARVDAGGSRIKVRIVKGANLSMERVDAEIHGWELTTWPSKQATDTNYKRMLNWAMTPERTRAIRLGVAGQNIFDIAFVYELRAARGVEDSVEFEMLSGMATGIQEVVRRDVGSLLLYVPVVNPREFDVAISYLVRRLEENAAPENFMSGVFDIATNEDVFARERDRFLAALSDVDPHAPIPVPNRSQNRLAERDGGVPVEQGSLDERARRPFSSEADSDPALATNRQWARDIAEAIPASTRGEETVRQGAQALATREAIDALIDASAKAAHAWQALAPEERAAALHRVGDVLAARRGELIEVAGSEAGKTIDQADPEVSEAIDFCHHYADASLQLTDEAHMAGACFVPVDVTVVASPWNFPVAIPTGGVAAALAAGSAVILKPAPPAKRCAAELIAAFHEAGVPKDLVALAPLEDGDVSRHLVTHERVDRVVLTGSYETARLFKSWKPDMHLLGETSGKNAIIVTPSADPDLAVRDIVSSAFAHAGQKCSASSLLILVGSAGHSARIARQLVDAAASLRVGAPSALDSQVGPVVVPDDEKALRGLTTLGPGEHWVLKPRCLGGGLWTPGIRAGVVPGSEFHLTEYFAPVLGVMRVDTLEDAIEAVNSVDYGLTSGLHTLDTDELAQWLDGIQAGNLYVNRGITGAIVRRQPFGGWKRSAIGSTTKAGGPSYLLGLGDIEPAHDQLAGEPNAPESMGLSTRVLALYDAAGEHLGAADLAQLHRAIVADAAAWASDYGVNRDVTGLACERNILRYRPATVLVRAERGSALADIARVMAAGILAGGPVTLSVADQLPYSMAVAIEAAGVEVSVDDKQTWDARLAALAASGGLGLRVRVLGPREESAQDRWVHACRVSAGSPDIALYTSAVTTCPHAELLPFLREQAVSLTNHRFGTPLDLAAGLL; translated from the coding sequence ATGACGAACGCCGCCGTTCCCACCCCACCCCGACCCAGCACGCACGGCGCCAAGGGACGCCAGTGCCCCGATGACCTGTGGAAACTGGGGGAGAGGGCCGTCACCCGAGCGCGCCGCTGGGCAGACGAGTCGGCCCACGAACCTACACCTCAATCCGCGAAGCTGCTCTCCCGGATCCTCGCCGACCCGGACGGCCTGACGTTCACCACCCGTTTCGTCGACGACGTCGTGCGTCCCGTGGACCTCGACGTGGCCAGCGCGGCCCTCCAGAAACTGGCACGGGGACGCAAGGACTTCCTGCCCCCGGCGCTCGCCGCCGCCATGGGCCTCGGATCGAGCGCGTCGCGCCTGGCGCCGCGCAGCGTGACGGCCATCGCGCGCCGAGTCTTCCGCGAGATCGTCGGTGACCTGGTCGTCGACGCGACGGACAAGGGCCTCGGCCCGGCGCTCGCCCGCCTGCGCGCAGGCGGACACCGCCTCAACGTCAACCTCCTGGGCGAGGCCGTCCTCGGAGAGAAGGAAGCCGCCCACCGCCTCGCCGAGGTCTCCCGCCTCGTCACGCGCGAGGACGTCGACTACGTCTCCATCAAGGTCTCTGCGGTCACCGGCCCGCACAACCCCTGGGGCTTCGACGAGGTCGTCGCCCATGGCGTGCGCGCCCTGGCGCCCCTCTACCGACTCGCACGCGACAACGGGACCTTCCTGAACCTCGACATGGAGGATTACAAGGACCTGGATCTCACGATCGCCGTGTTCACCGCCATCCTCGACCAGCCGGACATGCGCGGCTACGAGGCCGGCATCGTCCTCCAGGCCTACCTGCCCGACTCCCTCGGTGCCCTTCAACGTCTCCAGGAGTGGGCGTCCGCGCGCGTCGATGCCGGCGGCTCGCGCATCAAGGTCCGCATCGTCAAGGGCGCGAACCTGTCCATGGAGAGGGTGGATGCCGAGATCCACGGCTGGGAGCTCACCACCTGGCCCTCCAAACAGGCCACCGACACCAACTACAAGCGCATGCTCAACTGGGCGATGACCCCCGAGCGCACCCGCGCGATCCGCCTGGGCGTGGCCGGACAAAACATCTTCGACATCGCCTTCGTCTACGAGCTGCGCGCGGCGCGCGGCGTCGAGGACAGCGTCGAGTTCGAGATGCTTTCCGGCATGGCGACCGGCATTCAGGAGGTCGTGCGCCGAGACGTCGGCTCCCTCCTCCTGTACGTGCCCGTCGTCAACCCCCGCGAGTTTGACGTCGCCATCTCCTACCTCGTGCGTCGCCTGGAGGAAAACGCGGCCCCCGAGAACTTCATGTCCGGCGTCTTCGACATCGCCACCAACGAGGACGTGTTCGCTCGAGAGCGCGACCGATTCCTCGCCGCCCTGTCCGACGTGGATCCGCACGCGCCCATCCCCGTTCCCAACCGCTCCCAGAACCGGCTCGCGGAGCGCGACGGCGGCGTCCCGGTCGAACAGGGGAGCCTCGATGAGCGCGCCCGTCGGCCTTTCTCCTCGGAGGCTGACTCCGACCCCGCCCTGGCCACCAACCGCCAGTGGGCGCGCGACATCGCCGAGGCCATCCCGGCCTCGACGCGAGGGGAGGAGACCGTGCGCCAGGGCGCCCAGGCCCTGGCCACGCGCGAGGCAATCGACGCGCTGATCGATGCGAGCGCCAAGGCCGCCCACGCCTGGCAGGCCCTGGCCCCCGAGGAGCGAGCCGCCGCGCTGCACCGCGTCGGCGACGTCCTCGCCGCGCGCCGAGGCGAGCTCATCGAAGTCGCCGGCTCCGAGGCTGGCAAGACGATCGACCAGGCCGACCCCGAGGTGAGCGAAGCCATCGACTTCTGCCACCACTACGCGGATGCCTCGCTGCAGCTTACCGACGAGGCACACATGGCGGGGGCATGCTTCGTCCCCGTGGACGTCACCGTCGTCGCCTCACCCTGGAACTTCCCGGTGGCCATCCCCACCGGTGGCGTCGCGGCTGCACTGGCCGCGGGCAGCGCCGTCATCCTCAAGCCGGCGCCTCCCGCCAAGCGCTGTGCCGCGGAGCTCATCGCGGCCTTCCACGAGGCCGGAGTCCCCAAGGACCTGGTGGCGCTCGCCCCCCTCGAGGACGGGGACGTGTCACGCCACCTGGTGACCCACGAGCGGGTTGACCGTGTCGTGCTGACCGGCTCCTACGAGACGGCGCGCCTCTTCAAGTCGTGGAAACCCGACATGCATCTGCTGGGCGAGACCAGCGGCAAGAACGCCATTATCGTCACCCCGTCGGCCGACCCCGACCTGGCCGTGCGCGACATCGTCTCCTCGGCGTTCGCCCACGCCGGCCAGAAGTGCTCGGCGTCCTCCCTGCTGATCCTCGTTGGGTCGGCCGGACACTCCGCGCGCATCGCGCGCCAGCTCGTGGACGCCGCAGCATCGCTGCGGGTCGGTGCGCCCTCCGCCCTGGACTCCCAGGTGGGACCCGTGGTCGTGCCCGACGACGAGAAGGCCCTGCGCGGACTCACCACGCTAGGACCCGGCGAACACTGGGTGCTCAAGCCCCGCTGCCTGGGAGGCGGCCTGTGGACGCCGGGCATCCGCGCGGGAGTCGTTCCCGGCAGCGAGTTCCATCTCACCGAGTACTTCGCGCCCGTCCTCGGCGTCATGCGCGTCGACACGCTTGAGGACGCCATCGAGGCGGTGAACTCCGTCGACTACGGCCTCACCTCCGGGCTCCACACCCTGGATACCGACGAGCTAGCTCAATGGCTGGACGGCATTCAAGCGGGCAATCTCTACGTCAACCGCGGCATCACGGGGGCCATCGTGCGCCGCCAGCCCTTCGGTGGGTGGAAACGCTCCGCGATCGGTTCGACGACGAAGGCGGGCGGTCCCTCCTACCTACTGGGCCTGGGCGATATCGAACCTGCCCACGATCAGCTCGCGGGAGAACCCAATGCGCCGGAGAGCATGGGTCTGTCGACCCGCGTGCTCGCCCTGTACGACGCGGCGGGCGAGCACCTGGGAGCGGCGGACCTGGCGCAGCTGCATCGCGCCATCGTGGCCGATGCCGCCGCCTGGGCCAGCGACTACGGGGTCAACCGCGACGTCACGGGCCTGGCGTGCGAGCGTAACATCCTGCGCTACCGCCCGGCCACAGTCCTCGTCCGAGCAGAGCGGGGGAGCGCCCTGGCGGATATCGCGCGCGTGATGGCGGCGGGTATCCTCGCTGGCGGCCCCGTCACCCTGTCGGTTGCCGATCAGCTGCCCTACTCGATGGCGGTCGCTATCGAGGCCGCGGGCGTCGAGGTGAGCGTCGACGACAAACAGACGTGGGATGCTCGACTCGCCGCTCTGGCCGCCTCCGGCGGGTTGGGGCTGCGCGTGCGCGTCCTTGGTCCGCGCGAGGAGTCCGCGCAGGATCGGTGGGTGCATGCCTGCCGCGTGAGTGCTGGCAGCCCCGACATCGCTCTGTACACCAGTGCCGTGACGACGTGCCCGCACGCCGAGCTGCTGCCCTTCCTGCGCGAGCAGGCGGTGTCGTTGACGAATCACCGTTTCGGCACGCCGCTCGACTTGGCGGCCGGGCTCCTGTAG
- the rpmI gene encoding 50S ribosomal protein L35: protein MPKNKTHSGAKKRFRTTGSGKIMREQAGARHLLEHKSSRKTRRLATDQVLETADVKRVKRLLGK from the coding sequence ATGCCGAAGAACAAGACTCATTCCGGTGCTAAGAAGCGCTTCCGTACGACCGGCTCGGGCAAGATCATGCGCGAGCAGGCCGGCGCCCGCCACCTGCTGGAGCACAAGTCCAGCCGCAAGACCCGCCGCCTGGCCACCGACCAGGTCCTGGAGACCGCCGACGTCAAGCGCGTCAAGCGTCTGCTGGGCAAGTGA
- the rpmB gene encoding 50S ribosomal protein L28: protein MAAVCDVCGKGPGFGKSVSHSHVRTNRRWNPNIQRVRALVNGTPKRLNVCTKCLKSDKVARAI from the coding sequence GTGGCTGCCGTTTGTGACGTGTGCGGTAAGGGACCCGGCTTCGGCAAGAGCGTGTCGCACTCGCACGTTCGCACCAACCGCCGGTGGAATCCGAACATCCAGCGCGTTCGCGCCCTGGTCAATGGGACGCCCAAGCGCCTGAACGTGTGCACCAAGTGCCTGAAGTCCGACAAGGTCGCCCGCGCGATCTGA
- the infC gene encoding translation initiation factor IF-3, whose product MGPGGEQVGVVRVEDALRLAEEAGLDLVEVAPNAKPPVAKLMDYGKYKYEAAQKARDARRNQANTQLKEIRFRLKIDDHDFGVKKGHVERFLSAGDKVKVMIMFRGREQSRPEAGVRLLQRLAEEIGDLATVESMPRQDGRNMTMVLAPTKRKADALTEQRKRREAERAERRGKRAERASKDQARVAADKADEQD is encoded by the coding sequence GTGGGGCCCGGAGGTGAACAGGTCGGCGTCGTCCGAGTCGAGGACGCGCTGCGTCTGGCCGAAGAGGCCGGGCTCGATCTGGTTGAGGTTGCGCCGAATGCCAAGCCGCCCGTCGCAAAGCTCATGGATTACGGCAAGTACAAGTACGAAGCCGCCCAGAAGGCCCGCGATGCTCGCCGCAACCAGGCGAACACGCAGCTGAAGGAAATCCGCTTCCGACTGAAGATTGACGATCATGACTTCGGCGTCAAGAAGGGCCACGTGGAGCGCTTCCTGTCCGCCGGCGACAAGGTCAAGGTCATGATCATGTTCCGCGGTCGAGAGCAGTCTCGCCCCGAGGCCGGCGTTCGCCTCCTGCAGCGCCTGGCCGAGGAGATCGGTGACCTCGCCACCGTCGAGTCGATGCCCCGTCAGGACGGGCGCAACATGACGATGGTGCTGGCCCCCACCAAGCGCAAGGCTGACGCCCTGACCGAGCAGCGCAAGCGCCGCGAGGCCGAGCGCGCCGAGCGTCGGGGCAAGCGCGCGGAGCGCGCCAGCAAGGACCAGGCCCGAGTGGCAGCCGACAAGGCTGACGAACAGGACTGA
- the thiL gene encoding thiamine-phosphate kinase, with amino-acid sequence MKLGDLSEAQLVSHFRESFPRGERTIIGIGDDCAQVAAPEGSFIVTTDVMVEDQHFHLSWSTGYEVGERVAAQSLADIDAMGGRPSALVASVVAPRGMDADVFLDVVRGLGDRARQAGAGVVGGDLSAGEKLVVSITAFGYCPGPVVRRDGARPGDVIAVSGTLGFSYAGLDLLEGGHVVPSARGVEELGELEPFVRTYRSPHPPLGSGVAAAGAGARAMMDLSDGPAADATRMAAASGVVIDFDRPSIEEEAWKLQGPALICRADPVWWVLQGGEEHGMLAAFPPDVQLPEGFRAIGRARECAAGETPCAMFDGEVLRGAWDHFSSDSVD; translated from the coding sequence ATGAAGTTAGGTGACCTGTCCGAGGCCCAGTTGGTGTCTCACTTCCGTGAGTCTTTCCCGCGAGGCGAGCGCACGATCATCGGCATCGGCGACGATTGTGCTCAGGTGGCTGCTCCCGAAGGATCCTTTATTGTGACGACGGACGTCATGGTTGAGGACCAGCATTTTCACCTCTCGTGGTCGACGGGATACGAGGTGGGGGAGCGCGTAGCGGCGCAGAGTCTCGCGGATATTGACGCGATGGGTGGGCGCCCGTCGGCGCTTGTGGCGTCGGTGGTTGCTCCGCGCGGCATGGACGCCGACGTCTTCCTCGATGTGGTCCGAGGCCTGGGGGACCGTGCGCGCCAGGCTGGTGCGGGCGTCGTGGGGGGAGACTTGAGCGCGGGGGAGAAGCTCGTCGTCTCAATCACGGCTTTTGGATACTGTCCCGGGCCCGTTGTGCGCCGCGACGGCGCGCGTCCCGGTGACGTGATCGCGGTGAGCGGCACCCTCGGTTTTTCCTACGCCGGACTGGATCTGCTCGAGGGGGGCCACGTCGTCCCGAGCGCGCGGGGCGTGGAGGAGCTCGGGGAGCTCGAGCCCTTCGTGCGGACCTACCGCTCTCCCCATCCTCCGCTCGGATCGGGCGTGGCTGCGGCGGGGGCGGGCGCCCGCGCGATGATGGATCTCTCCGACGGTCCCGCCGCAGATGCGACGCGTATGGCCGCCGCCTCCGGTGTCGTCATTGACTTTGATCGGCCCTCGATCGAGGAGGAGGCCTGGAAGCTACAGGGGCCGGCGCTGATCTGCCGGGCGGATCCCGTGTGGTGGGTGCTCCAGGGCGGCGAGGAACATGGGATGCTCGCGGCATTCCCTCCCGATGTACAACTGCCTGAGGGTTTCCGGGCGATCGGTCGCGCGCGCGAATGCGCGGCCGGGGAGACGCCGTGTGCGATGTTCGATGGCGAGGTCCTGCGCGGTGCGTGGGATCATTTCTCCTCCGATTCCGTAGACTAG
- the rplT gene encoding 50S ribosomal protein L20, with protein MARVKRSVNAKKKRRTVLEQASGYRGQRSRMYRKAKEQVTHSFVYSYRDRKAKKGDFRRLWIQRINAASRAQGLTYNRLIQGLNLAGVEVDRRMLAELAVSDINAFNALVKVAKDALPADVNAPKA; from the coding sequence ATGGCACGTGTTAAGCGTTCTGTCAACGCCAAGAAGAAGCGTCGTACCGTACTCGAGCAGGCCTCCGGCTACCGTGGCCAGCGCTCGCGCATGTACCGTAAGGCCAAGGAGCAGGTCACTCACTCCTTCGTCTACTCCTACCGCGACCGCAAGGCCAAGAAGGGTGACTTCCGTCGCCTGTGGATCCAGCGCATCAACGCTGCCTCCCGCGCTCAGGGCCTGACCTACAACCGCCTCATCCAGGGCCTGAACCTGGCTGGCGTCGAGGTCGACCGTCGCATGCTGGCCGAGCTGGCCGTTTCCGACATTAACGCGTTCAACGCCCTGGTGAAGGTCGCCAAGGACGCGCTTCCCGCCGACGTCAACGCCCCCAAGGCCTGA
- a CDS encoding SseB family protein: MNPAPPSLTEEQKNRLAQRLSMMSHDRADVGQGLPRTARALALGQGSDGGAARLEALVDALVFERVIVPIDVEPDPRVTGVHAGENGHNPIDFVRAQTPAGEALAIYSSVRALSAHRPGARPMALDFRTIGLTALVETGGRVVVNPGTDAVLLPRPAVAALAQGDEWLPAWRDGSLRELLLAEAAAACPAIVDLEIVYAGDGLTRVVVSVDRERFAQGADASAMKETLSGALNALGANPRLIASADRVEIAPVLR, translated from the coding sequence ATGAACCCCGCGCCCCCTTCTCTCACCGAGGAACAGAAGAATCGACTGGCGCAGCGCCTGTCGATGATGAGCCACGACCGCGCTGACGTTGGTCAGGGGCTGCCCCGTACCGCTCGTGCGCTCGCGCTGGGGCAGGGGAGCGACGGGGGAGCGGCCCGGCTTGAGGCCCTCGTTGATGCCCTCGTCTTTGAACGCGTCATCGTTCCCATCGACGTCGAACCGGACCCGCGCGTGACGGGCGTTCACGCCGGAGAAAACGGTCATAACCCGATCGACTTCGTGCGTGCGCAGACCCCCGCGGGGGAGGCGCTCGCCATCTATTCGTCGGTCCGCGCGCTGTCCGCGCATCGCCCCGGAGCCCGTCCGATGGCCCTGGACTTTCGCACGATTGGGCTGACCGCCCTCGTCGAGACGGGTGGACGCGTCGTCGTCAACCCGGGCACCGACGCGGTGTTGCTGCCGCGCCCAGCCGTCGCTGCCCTGGCGCAGGGGGACGAGTGGCTCCCCGCGTGGCGTGACGGCTCCCTGCGCGAGCTCCTGCTGGCCGAGGCCGCCGCGGCGTGTCCGGCCATCGTTGATCTGGAGATTGTTTACGCGGGCGACGGCCTCACCCGCGTCGTCGTGTCTGTGGACCGCGAGCGATTCGCCCAGGGGGCCGATGCCTCGGCGATGAAAGAGACGCTGTCGGGAGCCCTGAACGCCCTGGGAGCGAACCCCCGACTCATCGCCTCGGCCGACCGGGTCGAGATCGCGCCCGTCCTGCGCTGA
- a CDS encoding HisA/HisF-related TIM barrel protein, with amino-acid sequence MTVLELLPAIDVTDGQAVRLSSGSVDAGSWGSPLEVAHSFAEAGARWVHLVDLDLAFGRGENSALLARVIRETPARVELSGGIVSRAAIDVGLALGPERVNIATQALGDIDAVCEAVDAYGERVAVCLDVRGDRLAARGGSGEGGNVWEALRVLNEAGVARVVVTDVTRDGQMSGSNRELLARVVDATQARIIASGGVNSLADIEALRALGIEGAIVGKALYQGAFTLADALDVAGYEELS; translated from the coding sequence ATGACGGTCCTTGAGCTTCTTCCTGCCATTGATGTGACGGACGGGCAGGCGGTACGCCTGTCCTCGGGGTCGGTAGACGCCGGGAGCTGGGGCAGCCCCCTCGAGGTTGCTCACTCCTTCGCCGAGGCCGGGGCACGCTGGGTTCACCTCGTGGACCTCGATCTGGCTTTTGGTCGCGGCGAGAATTCCGCGCTCTTGGCCCGCGTGATCCGCGAGACGCCCGCGCGCGTCGAGCTGTCGGGTGGCATCGTGAGCCGCGCGGCCATCGACGTCGGCCTGGCCCTGGGGCCCGAACGCGTCAACATCGCGACGCAGGCACTGGGTGACATTGATGCGGTCTGCGAGGCCGTGGACGCCTATGGTGAGCGAGTCGCCGTGTGTCTGGATGTGCGCGGGGATCGCCTGGCCGCGCGCGGTGGGAGCGGCGAGGGTGGCAACGTCTGGGAGGCGCTGCGCGTGTTGAACGAGGCCGGCGTGGCCCGCGTGGTCGTCACCGACGTGACGCGGGATGGCCAGATGAGCGGCTCGAACCGCGAGCTGCTGGCCCGGGTTGTCGACGCGACGCAGGCTCGCATTATCGCCTCGGGTGGCGTGAACTCCCTGGCCGACATCGAGGCCCTGCGCGCGCTCGGCATCGAGGGCGCCATCGTAGGTAAGGCTCTGTACCAGGGTGCGTTCACCCTGGCCGACGCACTGGACGTTGCCGGATACGAGGAACTCTCATGA
- a CDS encoding DAK2 domain-containing protein, with product MELNASVIIAACRAGAEEAARLAPFLDDLDGWDGADCDTGTNAAATMAALAAAMDSLEPRAHLRVALEAAVETLIRRGVGHSGVALAALFEAWAGALGDAAQVTPLVLRRMLASSLAPSSSFIDWSDALAEMLGGAVREVAELGPTLPEAEDVFSRFSSQAQIGLVDATNEATGRIDPGGAFIALVLACIDATMRDDAGILQSFTAMLADLTRRHSRAPEPASPPPGRDFTVDIIVEGVEEDLRVLLARLTGLGARLSYVGRVDLFGMGEWRLHVDTSAPLAAHPTSGQVVRFQVSDARPDAQIGIDELADEGLTHRGVRLLQRRPMRRVERARVIACTRAPGLVEDLARAGAVVFLDPSAMDAAGIVSAAGSRTGVTLVAPCDEASAALVGTVASVLPAPAPGVPAILRADSRDDLDVLAVARACAPLFVPQPGGIEAAPTLARMLRDGAHDALMSSASAPLPRDGDPEGIAEALAEAARGGARAWRLLISREDDGPYTVATVRQLLSTRDASSSIDLETWDGGQVGPSLVAGCTS from the coding sequence ATGGAACTGAATGCATCGGTGATTATCGCGGCGTGCCGAGCGGGGGCCGAGGAGGCGGCCAGGCTCGCGCCCTTCCTTGACGACCTGGACGGCTGGGACGGAGCGGACTGCGACACGGGCACGAACGCGGCAGCCACGATGGCTGCCCTGGCGGCCGCGATGGATTCCCTGGAGCCGCGCGCGCATCTGCGCGTCGCGCTCGAAGCGGCTGTGGAGACCCTGATCCGCAGGGGCGTGGGGCACAGCGGCGTTGCCCTGGCCGCCCTGTTCGAGGCGTGGGCGGGGGCCCTGGGGGACGCGGCGCAGGTGACGCCCCTGGTCCTGCGTCGGATGCTCGCCTCCTCCCTTGCGCCGTCCTCCTCCTTTATTGATTGGTCGGATGCGCTGGCGGAGATGCTGGGGGGTGCCGTGCGCGAGGTTGCGGAGCTGGGGCCCACGCTGCCCGAGGCGGAGGACGTCTTTTCCCGCTTCTCCTCCCAGGCGCAGATCGGCCTGGTGGACGCGACAAACGAGGCGACGGGCAGGATCGACCCGGGTGGCGCCTTCATCGCGCTGGTTCTGGCATGCATTGACGCCACCATGCGGGATGACGCCGGCATCCTCCAGTCCTTCACGGCGATGCTCGCCGACCTGACGCGCCGTCATTCGCGGGCGCCCGAACCCGCTTCGCCGCCGCCGGGCCGCGACTTCACGGTTGACATCATCGTCGAGGGCGTCGAGGAGGACCTGCGCGTCCTCCTAGCCCGACTCACAGGGCTGGGTGCGCGCCTGTCCTACGTTGGGCGCGTGGACCTGTTTGGCATGGGGGAGTGGCGACTGCACGTGGACACCTCCGCGCCGCTGGCCGCGCACCCCACCTCGGGTCAGGTCGTGCGCTTCCAGGTCAGCGATGCGCGCCCGGATGCGCAGATCGGCATCGACGAGCTCGCCGACGAGGGGCTCACCCATCGAGGAGTGCGCCTGCTGCAACGTCGACCGATGCGACGGGTCGAGCGGGCGCGGGTCATCGCCTGCACGCGGGCCCCGGGCCTCGTGGAGGACTTGGCGCGCGCCGGGGCGGTGGTCTTCCTCGACCCCAGCGCGATGGACGCCGCCGGGATCGTGTCGGCGGCGGGCTCACGCACGGGTGTCACGCTCGTCGCCCCCTGCGACGAGGCCAGCGCCGCCCTGGTGGGCACGGTCGCCTCGGTACTGCCAGCGCCCGCCCCGGGCGTTCCCGCGATCCTGCGTGCCGATAGCCGCGACGACCTGGACGTTCTCGCCGTCGCACGCGCCTGCGCCCCGCTGTTCGTGCCGCAGCCGGGCGGGATCGAGGCCGCGCCGACGCTGGCTCGCATGCTCCGGGATGGGGCGCACGACGCCCTGATGTCTAGCGCGAGCGCGCCCCTGCCTCGTGACGGAGACCCTGAGGGCATCGCCGAGGCCCTGGCCGAGGCCGCTCGCGGGGGAGCGCGCGCGTGGCGACTCCTGATCTCCCGCGAGGACGACGGCCCGTACACGGTGGCGACGGTGCGCCAGCTCCTGTCCACGCGCGACGCCTCCTCCTCCATCGACTTGGAAACGTGGGACGGCGGACAGGTGGGCCCGAGCCTCGTTGCGGGGTGCACCTCGTGA
- a CDS encoding TetR/AcrR family transcriptional regulator, with the protein MSNDAQVTTTRRPGRPKAGSEDKKARILAEALTLFSTRGYVATSLADIARASDISKAGLLHHYSSKDQLLAAVLDERDRRTMSRLPDGDKGTEAALDAWVEMVAHNQRHPDGVALYTAMSAAVIDASHQAYPWFRQHLMATIEYLVDTLERGKAAGEVHPDAPSEQIARKLVALSDGLQVQWLCSRADGGRDVDMRAVTAGVVSDIKDRWLIRS; encoded by the coding sequence ATGAGCAACGACGCACAGGTAACGACGACGCGCCGGCCCGGACGCCCCAAGGCCGGTTCTGAGGACAAGAAGGCGCGCATCCTCGCCGAGGCGCTGACTCTCTTCTCGACCCGCGGCTACGTGGCGACCTCCCTGGCGGATATTGCGCGGGCGTCGGATATTTCCAAGGCGGGGTTGCTCCATCATTATTCGTCGAAGGACCAGCTGTTGGCCGCCGTCCTGGACGAGCGCGATCGGCGCACGATGAGCCGCCTGCCCGACGGGGACAAGGGGACAGAGGCGGCGCTCGACGCGTGGGTGGAGATGGTGGCGCATAATCAACGTCATCCCGATGGCGTCGCCCTGTACACCGCGATGTCCGCGGCGGTCATCGATGCGAGTCATCAGGCCTACCCCTGGTTCCGTCAGCATTTGATGGCCACGATCGAATACCTGGTGGACACCCTCGAGCGCGGAAAGGCCGCCGGCGAGGTCCATCCCGACGCGCCGAGCGAACAGATTGCCCGCAAACTCGTCGCGCTGTCCGATGGCTTGCAGGTCCAGTGGCTGTGCTCGCGTGCCGATGGTGGGCGCGATGTCGACATGCGAGCGGTGACAGCGGGCGTCGTCTCGGATATCAAGGATCGGTGGCTTATTCGTTCTTGA